The Xyrauchen texanus isolate HMW12.3.18 chromosome 49, RBS_HiC_50CHRs, whole genome shotgun sequence genome contains the following window.
TTCTCAAGTTACTTCAAGAGACAATGTTATTTACATGTACTTTCAAACAACTCTAAATGTGTCCTTAAAGGGCATGTTTGAGTGTGTTGTGACTTGTATGTGAAAATGGCAGGGCAATACCTTTCCACAAGAGTTTTAAAAGGAAATCAGATGAAAGAAAACCGAATTAGTTTCTCAAACGAGTCAGTTTAATTTAAAGTTTACTGTAAGAAAATTTGCTGAGGCACCACTGAGGTCTTTGAACAATGCCACTGTAAATATTTTGATGTGACTTAATCAGAGGGAAGGGTTTAGAGATTACATACTTCCGGACCAAGAGCTTCTCTGGGATCACAGCCAACATGCACCCACACTGAAGATGAGTAAGTGACAGCCAAGTGGGATGCCACTGTCATCAATTAAAGTCAGTGTTTGTCTATAAAAATATCCCATGATAGGAAATGTACAGTATGCTCAAGGCACTTGAGTCATCATAACAGTTTATTGTCCATGTTACTCAAAAGTAGCTtcaaaaaggagattttagatCAATGCATGGTGACAGCTGCATCCAGAACATCCAATATGATCCACTCATTTGCTTTACTACAATTTACaattatacatttggcagatgcttttatccaaagcaatttacagtgtaTTACAGCTATATACATATTACCTGGGGATCCCATGATCTTAGCATTGTTAATGCCATACTCCACCAATTGAGCTACAAGAACACTCTTAGGGGCTGTTCAGAATGAATGTGttcatgcataaaaaaataacattaaaataatgtacGTGCAATGAATGCAACAAAGTGTCTTAAGGCAAGTTGAAGCACTTTAACTTGATGAGGCGACATAAAGACTTTGTACTCCTGTGCAAGATGCTTAAAAATGCAGCTGTCAAAGATATATATTTAGCTTatgtttgcatagaaaaacaattagTCCCAAGACGGACAGAAAACGTGTTCGGCGTGAATGTCCCCCTTCTGTCTAGAGATAACAATCTACCCCACACAAAAACACGACCTCAGAATAACATGACAAGTTAATCTCAGTTTTAGTTTGTTAAAGTACGTTTGGATTACACTGTGATTAAGATTCCTTTTTTAGGGTTGTTTACAATTCAAGCATCATACAtagtaataaataactaaattaaacCTCTTATCTGTGATCTTACAGTGTAATCTTTGGATTCCAAATACATGAAGAGCTGAAAGGTCAAACTAATATCCATAATGAAATTGATTAATGTCtgtcacagaaaataatttaatttaatttgagacaaacaaatattaaaagaaaagaaGCTTGAATGAGCTTGTCTCACGCCATTTTCAGAGCCACACTTCTGCCAAAGAGCTCTGAGGCCTTTATGGCTATTCAAGAAGCATCTCTGTCTCCTGTTGTAAATCTGGTTTGGTCTCATTTACTGTATGTTTCCAATCAGGATCACATTCACATTTGGATGGAATTGAATGAAGATGCACTGAAAAGTTTGCATCAGATTGACTCCATGTCTTTTGTGGTTTCTCTAAAGCCGCTGCCTGAAAGGTTTCTGCAAAAACCACTTTCACTAACccacatttatctaaattattgcCAGAGAGGGCTGAGGGTTTGAGGAAGCTTGAAGATAAATAAATCTATCTGAAAACCATACAGGCATAATCTCTTCAATTCTGTTTGGTAAATTCTCATGTCCCAGTGTTTTCATTGATGGCTAACCCAAAAGCTTCATGGAAAGTTTTATTAATTCCCCCTGACTATGATGTTCCTAAATACGTGGGAAAAAAAACCTTTGTCTCAAGCCCTTTGAAAATATACTCTGGATTAAAATGCCTTGAGAAAAGcctttcataaaaaaaagtttatgaaGTCAATAAATCAATGTGTAAAAGTTATTTTCTATGCatctagtgtcaccaaatggaactgcaaaaatgattattatttaaaaaaacgttCCACCATTATTATTTGGTTGGATAACAGAAAGTCCCGCCCCAGGAAGTTCAGGATGTTCAGATAAGCCACCATGGTCACACAGGAAATAATCATGCTGCTTCCGAATGATCATTTACCCTGAAATCGAATTAATGATAAgtgccatcagacatttttgcatcaatttggATGTGTTCACATTTTCCCTGTGGTGCTACAGATACCACATTTGGTGAGAAACATGGGTTCTGATTGcaattgaaaccaggaagtaactgtGTTCACAAACATTAGCAAGCACAATTTGGAGGTTGTATTTTCActgtaaatttaaatttttaggatTGGGGTTGAGATAATAGGGAATATGTTCCTCTTAATTATattccatcatttaaaaataaatatataaataaatataaataaactcactgtcaggggcatgggtagctcagcgagtaaagacgctgactacaaccctgagagactccagccaggtcttctaagcaactaAAATGGCCCAGtttctagggagagtagagtcacatggggtaacctccttgtggtcactataatgtggttctcactctcggtggggcgtgtgctatgtctccacagtaacgctcttaacaagccatgtgataagatgtgcggattgacagtctaagacgtggaggcaactgagattcgtcctccaccaaacggattgaggcaagtcactacgccaccacgaggattgagagcacattgggaattgggcattccaaatttgggagaaaaggagaaaataaataaaaaatataataaaataaaaatacaactcacttttggtgccaccctgtggacattttatCCAACAACACATCAAGCTTTGGCCACTGAGCAGTtgttcgaatttcagtaagctcAATGATTTCAGCAACAAAACATTCTACCTCCTGTCACAGAATTCAGAGCGTGAACAGTCTGAATACACAGAGCAATGATTTGAAAGTGACAGAACCACAGTTTTTACACGTGTCGGTGTAATTAACCCAGAAAtcgcttacttatagttgtctttggATATTAAgccaggagaaagtattttaacatttacaaaaacCTTAGCTAGTAATTTCTACTTAATGATGCAACCCTTAAAACTGACTTTTgttacctaatgtattcaggttgatgcaattaaattaaataatatttttgacttgaataaagtcaattaatttaaacattacCACATTtaagctaaattaaaaaaattatctttacagTAAGTAAAACCTTTCATAGTTATAAGTTATCAAGGTATTACATGAACTCCATATCATACTACACACATCCAATATCCAACACAAGGTAGGAGTCAACTGTATCTGAGGTCTTATTATGAAGTGGTTATATTCTTTCCCCTCATGGTACAGGCCATTCCTAGGGGAAAAAAGAAGCTAGCCCTCTCAGCCAAGCTCTTTCCACTCAATAACACAACTACCATGGGGCTACAGAATTAGCTTTCATCCGCAACATTCCACCCTGCAACTCATTTTTCAACCTCTGATTTAGCACATGACTGGCATTAATAACATCAAAATACATGTGTTATTACTTCCATGGTTACCAGTGATTGATTCCATGCCTCAATCTACTGCGGATGCCGAGAGAAATCAGAAACTCCTGATTATCTTCTCTAAAAAGacattgtgacatttttaaagtaacttGGAAATGAATAATTCTCTCAATTTAGCCATGATTTTCAAATATGTCTCCTTTACCATGTAATGAAACCCAGATTCAAGTCTTGGACTACTGTTCTTTGCATATGTATTTGGCACAAAAGCGGCATGAATTCGGACAATTGCACTTATGATCTGTGTTGGAGAAACTTTGTAAATGTTTTAACTTTACATGTGTGGTGAACTTAGATAATTTGTCTTTGAACACTTTAGCATGCTGACAGGGCATTTGGCGAGGACAGCTATGATTATGGCTATGTGGGCGCCACACTGGTGAGAGTATGCGGCTAGATTTGGCCATTACCCTTGTGGTTAACTGCTGGTTTAACTGATGACTGCAGTACCATTTGACTCATCATCAAACCAGGCAGAagcacaaaatgttgtgtttacgATTGACCTCTCCCATTCATTTCACATTTAACTTGGCTTAAGACTTAGGACAAAAGGTGTCACATATATCTTATAAATGACCACTTTACCTTTTTTTTAGCAGTTAGCTCATTTGTCAATAGCTAAAATgcatatgtgttttgtttctggttcaaatttgaaatatatatatatatatatatatatatatatatatatatatatatatatatatatatagaacagcatctgaagtcagcatgaaatcaaaatagaccCTACTTACTATTAACACatacattcctggtcttattgtgcacatcAGTGCACGTTATTCTGAAgtaaaaaatgtttgtcttcataATCATATCAAAATCGAATAACTTGCTCGACCTctaaacaactttccttttctaTTTATGTCACTTAAACCTCAAAGGCTGTTGATTAACGTTAACCAAATAGTAATTTAAGCATTATTTTAGCAAACGCGCATCAGGTCTGGGTCCATTTTGGCATCGAAtggccacttttcatgatccaatcaattatCAATGGAATAAAAGTGGCtgaagtggagtcattcaggctcctgggaactatcatctcacaggacctggagtgggagacccacatagactcaTCGATTTTGAAAAATGccaagcagaggttgtacttccttcaccagctgaggaagttcaacctgccacaggcgctgctgatacagttcgaCTCAGCATTCAtggagtctgtcctctgcacttctattACTGTCAGGTTTGGTTCAACTACTAAGTCAGACATCAAAAGACTTCAAAGGAAAAgtacagttcggactgctgagagaatTATTGACGCTCCTCTACCTACCCTcctagaactgtacacatccataGAgacgaaaagggctggtaaaatcactcttgaccacattcacccagcacacttctttttcgaactgttgccctctggtcAGCACTACAGAGAACGGAGTACCAGAAtagccaggcacaggaacagttttttcccctcaggccatccacctcatgaacagataaaactgcccccaaatactttcctttttgtGAACCATGTGCAacattcaatccatccattcctacttatatctatatatatttgtggcagggcggagggcggggccgggtcatgaaactacacacctggtcccgtattaggctaattttgcctccgtgaggtttaaaggctcactgcagagggccgtgcgggagagagagatcgttagcggacatgtccgtcatgtgtgtgtttgtttatgcttttggtttaattaaattatcatttatgttgacaagccggttctcgcctcctccttgcccatcctttccattgaatacctttacaaaattattattattttacatatcctaaatcttcttcaatacattacatcacctgcacatatatgtatataatatattcaaacaacattattgctctattgtatGTTACTCTATTTATCTGTTATAgcttatgtcactatatgtatatgtttatgtatatgtgGTTGCATTCTCATTGCACTGGACGCTTCtatcaccatgacaaattccttgtgtgtgtaagcatacttggcaataaagcttattcTGATTGTGAGCATATGGGTAGACTAATGccctgtgtgtgttttcttttgacattagcctctatcATATTTTTTCTACTGAGTTTCATTGTTCTGAAATTTACTGAATAATTTTTGCCTTCATTTGGGACATTGTTCTTTTTAGTCACATTTACAAATTGTCAGAAAACTTATGGATTGTAAtcaaatttttcatttttcaaataaGCACAAAGGCATagctttgtattttctttatttagatttttttggaatgcaatttatttaaaatttttataaaacttAAATTCTTGTATCCTGTGATTATTTTCAACACACCGGGTACATGTATacaacatttctttttgttttttgtgtttttcttacaGGATGATTGACAGTTGCCTGTGCTGAGTCACACAGCAGAATGTCCGGTGTGCCCTGCGGGGCCTTGCAACACCATACTGTGCCCAAAGCCTGTGCCATCATCTGTTCCTGGCTGCTGATCATGGTCCACACAGGCTTTTGCCAGAAACCTGCTAAGCTGCCTCTGGTGAGCCGTAAGCCTTTCCTGGCAGCCTGGAATGCTCCACTGGACATGTGTACCTTAAAGTACAATATCAATGTCAGtcttgatcttttccacatcagTGGCAGTCCACGAGCAGTCCACACGGGCCAAAATGTCACCATCTTCTATGCTAACCGCCTGGGCTACTACCCTTTCTACAATGAGCAAGGAGCTCCCATCAATGGAGGCCTACCTCAGAACTCTAGCCTTGAAGCACATCTTCGCAAAGCCagaaaagacatagcacactTCATACCTTCGGAAGACTTCCGTGGCTTGGCTGTAATCGATTGGGAGTTCTGGAGACCGCAATGGAGTCGGAACTGGCACAAGAAAGAAATTTACAAACAGAATTCACGCGATCTGATCTCACAGGCGTATGTTAATGTGACCAAAGAGCAGGTGGATGAGTTGGCACGTTTGCGATTCGAGAAGACCGCCATGGAGTTTATGCAGGGCACTCTACAGATTGGAACTCAAACTCGCCCACATGGTCTCTGGGGATTCTACCTGTACCCtgactgtcataattataatgTACATGCACACAACTACAGTGGCACATGCCCACTACTGGAGACCCTTCGGAATGATGAGCTGTTTTGGTTGTGGAACAGCAGCACTGCCCTTTTCCCAGCCCTGGCAATACGCAAGGACCACGCGGACAGCATTCGCAATCTGCACTTTTCGAAGAATCGGGTACTGGAGTCGCTTAGACTGGCCTCCCTTACCTCGCTGCCCTATGAGCTGCCTACATACGTTTACACACGACTGGGCTATAGGGATGAGGCAATGGCATTTCTGACTCAGGTAAGTATCCTGCGCATATATTATTGACTATTTAATTccgattataaaaaatataataaactattgtttttttttagtgcCTAATTTTAACAAAAAGCTGTGACAGTCAACTTAAAAGATAAATTCTATAACAAATGTCTTTATCTGATAGTATTATtaggtaaataaaaaataatagccTATAACTAATAGTGATCATAACTCTTATTTGTCTATCCCACAATCATATTCACAGTATATACAATCAGAAATCAAGAGCTTCCTCTAGTGGTCCAATAGCACAGTTACAATACAAGACAGGAACTCTGAATGGCAGgattgactaccacaaaaaagcTGATGAATGGTTTAACTTTATGTATAATGAAAAATCTCAGCATAACAATTTCATGTTTTAAGCATCCGAGGCACTGAATTTGATGTAATGATGTTTACGCATCTCAAATAGAtgtcataataaaaaaatgtcatcctaatgatgttattatttaattaattcactTTACAGAAGGACTTGATACACACAATAGGAGAAAGTGCTGCTTTGGGAGCTGCAGGATTTGTAATATGGGGAGATCTTAACCTCACTTCTTCAAGGGTGAGATATTTAGCTTTAATTAGTTTCTGCTTTTCACATTACACATTACTTCTAGGTTGACACTTATTTAATTGATGCAGGTCAAGACAAGTTAAAATCTGCTTCTAGGAGAAAATTCCATACATTCTTAGatattttctaaatgatttgAGGATGTTTGTAGCAGCCAATATCTGAGACAACTATGAATTTCAGTGGCAATCATATAAAATTCAAATAGATTTTAGGtcaggaatagttcactcaaaaatgaattcTGTCACAATATACTTACCCTCGTTTTGTTCTAAACCGTATGACTTTCCTATGCagaacagacacatacacacacacaccaatatgTATATATCCCTTTCtgtttttttaatggcagttgatagtgactatCCTTAAAGCTTAAACAGGACCTTATGTCATATTTAATGTCAAGttcttgtgtgaatgtgtgctactgtgaacaagcttctctcatacaTTCGTCaacattttcactgaaaaatgacttaaaatttgtcctGTTTTCATCTAAACCTAtagatatttactgtatatgatgATATACCATATGAAcctatatgcagggttggggataAACTAATTGTTAATTATAATACagctacattcaaaaagtattttgattactgaagagattactttgcattttattgtcaattgtataatttaatatatagttctttcagatggaaaacatttatacatataaatgatgcaatcaaagtgcatttgaacagcggtgaaacactttcttatgatgtgttatattcatacgagcagacagagaagtaagtttgaaggatgtttggagtagaagaaatagaaataaaccttgtgtaaattgacaGCTTTTgaatatcatattttttatcaaggaaattcacgttggatcataatttcttagatcataagacctttgatattagagcaaaaatcttattcttgaaaatatatttttttattgttttcatgtaaaaatatctaaaaatccttaaaacaagatcattttgatttatcatgttttagaaacaacactgcataagatatttaggtttttcatagtcacaacaagtgaaaaaaaatctaccagtgctcatgaagtaatccaaagtatttagagtacgttactgaccttgagtaatctaacagaatatgttacaaatgacattttacagcatgtattctgtaatctgtagtggaatacatttcaaaagtaactctcccaaccctgtCTATACAATATATCATatgccttcaaaagacttggaatatgatgcacaagcctTAATGACTACTTTTTGATACTCTGTGGTACTTTCAACACAGTCTTATGACAACTCTTAATAATTAGTACAAGATGGTGAAATCACATGACATCGATTCTATTCCCATAGATGCCAACTAATTcacaaacagaattttaaatcgATTCTATCCACCTGTTTCCTGAACATGTTCCACACTTCCACTGTTTTCAATTTCTAGTCTCCGGTGTTTTCACTCACATTGGCATTCTTAGAAGGTAATGTGAAGTTTAAAGTATTACATTcgtaaaaattgtcaaaaagcATGCCAACACCTCACAGAGTAgagatgactgtttttttttatagacagTGCCTCACCTGTGTGTGCAGATGAAATAAAGCGATGGTCCGAGgttacgttgatatcattaattatttattatgagttatgacagccaacagctgcacaagttgagcctgaaatacatttttactccaaataacacttaaatggttgttgttctctgtctggaTCACTCTTTTTGGCAGTTTTTACTTGCGAGACAAGAAATAGAAAACAGGCGATAAGAATCATGCCGTCGCCCAGTGGTtcctcaggaaaactgtggatacagGCACCAAATTTTGGTGAGCCTCATATCCAACCCTTTATTTTAAGTAAGGACAAGTCTGTAAACAAATTTggttccatatttatttatgcaatacaaaagaCTGACATATTTCTGTAACCTTTAATATGCTTCTGTGGTCTTGTTGCAAACACAGATAATTGCTGTTTTCTGTGGTACAAatcatggttagatttagggttagggtaaggggttACACTTTATTGTTACGTTTTACTTTTAAATTAGGGGTGATTAcaatgattttgccatctcagaCTATTATTAAAAATTCTGATTAGACCAGGTTGGTGCTTTTATTAACCTTTAAAGTAAGGgtacgtttacacgacaacggTGCACTAAAAATGGAAAAGTTTTTCCTTTgcgtttttgaaaagttttgcGTACAGACGACAACATTGTCAAAACGATACCAGTTCACAGGGATCAGTGAAAATGACTAAAAacgctgtattatgcatgccaggccagaAGTTAGTgttgtcactttgtaaagaaacaatACGCACCTGCTCACATAAGCATTTttccacagagcggtgaatacaaacaatgaagatggcgaaagcattgagcaattttgtctggacaGACAATGAGGTTGCTTAATTACTACAATTACTTTGCTAGAGAAGCATCAATAAACTCAAAAAGGTTGAGCAGCACAAACACAGTCCTGTAGTCCGCCATTGTAGTTCTGAATGACACACGCATTGTTTTGAAGTACTCGCGCATatgcctatagactgaacacgTAATACGCGTGCGCATGacgtcatcgttttcacaaattcGTATTTTGTATGTTTACctgaggggttaccaggatatcatgtttgggggggcatttggcttgtttgggggggcaacataaacaattgaaaaaatcggtgcaaaattaagctatactacacacaatctgttttagtgcatatctttttctaagccaggaacccagagataggcacagggcccctattagactatagggcttaaactggatttttgttgtgtcagacctcactcatctgctagcgatggaaaaatatgcacaaaacaatccacttttaaattgtaatttatcatcagatgcagaggcgtttccagcattgaaggacatccggggcttagcccagacaattttattttcacactagcaaccacttccctgtagtccaaagctggtgagagggtattctttgagttttgttctggctgggcctgtttctacagttcctaaatcttccactctagtcctatcctcaacatcctctctcctccctgaatcatctgtgatgcaaaagaacagatacagcacataacttattgcaaatcagcttcaaacaactaattcatcaagtgctacatatgtcaaattgtggaccaataccattgaagaaaatgtattgggaagagcagatcagtgggattgcccttagatctatcatgattcttgaattttcatgtacattaacataaagtcatcacaaaagagttatattatagtgagtaaagtgagttaaaaaaatattgaatataaataattgatattttttgacataaataatcaaaatgatgtataagatcctaagttaaagcaatacatgaatgactttagtctaagttcattgacacactatggcatcgaactgtatataattctcatcatctctatgagaataattcatctgtcaaaatcctttcattaagataattgagataaacaatgtttcacttttaactttctctaaagtaaagtgacttattaattgttaccagtttccatgcctgattctggcacagctgctgctgctcctcagtctgttgctcatctttgctacactctacaaaaccatttaatcaaatcaaagtgtatatttcctacaaactaatatcacaaaacaagtcacacatacactttatgttaatgcttattggttatccttagcgaaaacaacacctgataaacaagaaaagtacgcaccgaacggggctcgaaccgcGGTTTCCAGCGTGAGAGGTGACTGCATTAACTCAGAGCTACCAAGCTATATCAATCTacacaaggaggttagaggctacaactcttgaggtttagcctactgtgggtgaaacccagctagatgatgatcttaagactttaaggacaaaaacaaatgtgaattcttacccactgacttctttcggaaaaatccccaaagcctcatttgcttaatttttgctgtctttcctgctaattgccgttaactcgccactaagtaacgttagttgatgtcaacgactgtgcaagctcctcctctacctgctgcatattcaacagagaggaagaaacggtgtcgcccataggctaccgacagcaaaggaactaattctataggctagattatgcctatgtctatttttacaggctgtatgcagtatgtgcaaagccaaagcacaatgaaataaggcaacttatgatttcgggggtttacataggcttttgtccggtttcatatttgtcagtcaactattcaaaatacattcggggctacactcaaaacattcggggctgaagctctcaaattctcaggggaggcagagcttatcctaggggaggcactgcctcccccagcctccccctagacacgcccctgatgTCAGACGATAATGGCATTGTTTTCAAAAATTTGCACTTTGAAACCTGTTTTCAAAAGTTTGAGTTTTCAGACCCCAAAACGCCGTTCCGTTTTTAGTTGAAAAGGTTGTCGTGTAAACGGCCCCTGAGGCAATATCCATTGCCACTGAATTAAGAAAAACACACGTAAGTAAAACAGGCGAACGGTTTTGCAACGACACCAAATTTAATTTTTTGCTGAACAACTACTCTAATAAACCTATATAATTGCCAGATAATTATATGTAAAGTTCCCCTGTAGAGTTATGTCACACATATTAACTTCCTCTGAATTTCTTCTCAGCACAACTGTTCCAAAGTGAGGGCATTTCTAAACCATAGACTGGGTCAGTACATCACTAACGTTACCCGGGCAGCAGAAGTCTGTAGCGAATTCCTATGTCAGTCAAACGGACGCTGCGTCCGCCGAGACCCAGAGGCACCCCACTATCTGCACCTGAGCCGCGCCAGCTACCGCATCCTGAACAACCGCAACGGCACCTTCACTGTGACTGGCTGGCACTCCCAGCGCGAGTTGCAGCTGCTGGCCGAGAGGTTCCGCTGTCATTGTTACCTGGGTTACGAGGGGGATCGCTGCAAAAGCATAGAGCCAATAAAGAAAGAGGAGGACGAGAAAAAGGAGGATCAACATAAAGAGACAAGGGATACTGCTGTGCCTTTACAAAATGCCTTCGTTCTGACCGCTCTGCTTCTCTTG
Protein-coding sequences here:
- the LOC127640112 gene encoding hyaluronidase-4-like isoform X2, whose translation is MSGVPCGALQHHTVPKACAIICSWLLIMVHTGFCQKPAKLPLVSRKPFLAAWNAPLDMCTLKYNINVSLDLFHISGSPRAVHTGQNVTIFYANRLGYYPFYNEQGAPINGGLPQNSSLEAHLRKARKDIAHFIPSEDFRGLAVIDWEFWRPQWSRNWHKKEIYKQNSRDLISQAYVNVTKEQVDELARLRFEKTAMEFMQGTLQIGTQTRPHGLWGFYLYPDCHNYNVHAHNYSGTCPLLETLRNDELFWLWNSSTALFPALAIRKDHADSIRNLHFSKNRVLESLRLASLTSLPYELPTYVYTRLGYRDEAMAFLTQHNCSKVRAFLNHRLGQYITNVTRAAEVCSEFLCQSNGRCVRRDPEAPHYLHLSRASYRILNNRNGTFTVTGWHSQRELQLLAERFRCHCYLGYEGDRCKSIEPIKKEEDEKKEDQHKETRDTAVPLQNAFVLTALLLLLNFSGI
- the LOC127640112 gene encoding hyaluronidase-4-like isoform X1 gives rise to the protein MSGVPCGALQHHTVPKACAIICSWLLIMVHTGFCQKPAKLPLVSRKPFLAAWNAPLDMCTLKYNINVSLDLFHISGSPRAVHTGQNVTIFYANRLGYYPFYNEQGAPINGGLPQNSSLEAHLRKARKDIAHFIPSEDFRGLAVIDWEFWRPQWSRNWHKKEIYKQNSRDLISQAYVNVTKEQVDELARLRFEKTAMEFMQGTLQIGTQTRPHGLWGFYLYPDCHNYNVHAHNYSGTCPLLETLRNDELFWLWNSSTALFPALAIRKDHADSIRNLHFSKNRVLESLRLASLTSLPYELPTYVYTRLGYRDEAMAFLTQKDLIHTIGESAALGAAGFVIWGDLNLTSSRHNCSKVRAFLNHRLGQYITNVTRAAEVCSEFLCQSNGRCVRRDPEAPHYLHLSRASYRILNNRNGTFTVTGWHSQRELQLLAERFRCHCYLGYEGDRCKSIEPIKKEEDEKKEDQHKETRDTAVPLQNAFVLTALLLLLNFSGI